The proteins below are encoded in one region of Methanofollis aquaemaris:
- a CDS encoding aldehyde dehydrogenase family protein: protein MTDPRPFLVGGEWRTSEKILDVRFPYDNSLVGAVCLAGPTDLEDAVRAAQHGFGRTRKLPTHERIRVLKRLAALIEGRKDEIAETIVLESGKTAVLARAEVERAVETLLLSAEEAGRICGEVIPLDLTPATAGRTGYLRRVPLGTVLAITPFNFPFNLACHKIGPAVAAGNAVILKPSSKTPLSGLVLGELLIEAGYPEEAVSVVPCTTGLAEWMVRDGRIAYLSFTGSPAVGWHLREIAGRKRVGLELGGNAAVVVDEDADLTYAAERIVQGGFSGAGQVCISVQRVFLHRSVFRACLEMVLERTGALRAGDPKDPAVDVGPMISEQAAAAAEEKILEAVSDGATLLAGGTRAGTLFAPTVLTDTLPTMRVNATEMFAPVITVTPFDDFEAVLAMVNDSPFGLQTGVFTNRLDCTFHAFDECEVGALIVNDIPTFRADAMPYGGVKASGLGREGPRYAIEEMTEPRLMVLHRRG from the coding sequence ATGACAGACCCTCGACCTTTCCTTGTCGGCGGGGAGTGGCGCACGAGCGAGAAGATCCTTGACGTCCGTTTTCCCTACGACAACTCTCTCGTCGGCGCCGTCTGCCTTGCCGGCCCGACCGACCTAGAGGACGCCGTCCGTGCGGCGCAGCACGGCTTCGGCCGCACCCGCAAACTCCCGACGCATGAACGGATCCGCGTGCTCAAACGGCTTGCCGCGCTCATCGAAGGCCGAAAAGACGAGATCGCGGAGACGATCGTCCTGGAGAGCGGGAAGACGGCTGTCCTTGCGAGGGCCGAGGTGGAACGCGCCGTCGAGACCCTCCTCCTCTCTGCCGAGGAGGCCGGGCGGATCTGCGGCGAGGTGATCCCCCTCGACCTCACCCCGGCGACGGCGGGCAGGACCGGATATCTCCGCCGCGTCCCGCTGGGCACGGTGCTCGCGATCACGCCCTTCAACTTCCCCTTCAATCTCGCCTGCCATAAGATCGGCCCGGCGGTGGCCGCCGGCAACGCCGTGATCCTCAAGCCATCTTCGAAGACCCCGCTCTCCGGCCTGGTCCTGGGCGAACTCCTCATCGAGGCTGGGTACCCCGAAGAGGCCGTCTCGGTCGTCCCGTGCACCACCGGCCTCGCCGAGTGGATGGTGCGGGATGGCCGGATCGCGTACCTCTCCTTCACCGGCAGCCCGGCCGTCGGCTGGCACCTCCGCGAGATCGCCGGGAGAAAACGGGTCGGCCTCGAACTCGGCGGGAACGCCGCGGTGGTCGTGGACGAGGACGCCGACCTCACGTATGCCGCCGAGCGGATCGTGCAGGGCGGTTTTTCCGGCGCCGGCCAGGTCTGCATCTCGGTCCAGCGGGTCTTCCTTCACCGCTCGGTCTTTCGGGCGTGCCTGGAGATGGTCCTGGAACGGACCGGTGCGCTCAGGGCCGGCGACCCGAAAGATCCGGCGGTCGACGTGGGCCCGATGATCTCGGAGCAGGCTGCGGCGGCGGCCGAAGAAAAGATCCTGGAGGCCGTCTCTGACGGTGCGACCCTCCTCGCCGGCGGGACGCGGGCCGGCACCCTCTTTGCGCCCACCGTCCTCACCGACACCCTCCCGACGATGCGGGTGAACGCCACCGAGATGTTTGCGCCGGTGATCACCGTCACCCCCTTCGACGACTTCGAGGCCGTGCTTGCGATGGTGAACGACTCCCCCTTCGGTCTCCAGACCGGCGTCTTCACCAACCGCCTCGACTGCACCTTTCACGCTTTCGACGAGTGCGAGGTCGGCGCCCTGATCGTCAACGACATCCCGACCTTCAGGGCCGACGCCATGCCCTACGGCGGGGTGAAGGCCTCGGGCCTCGGGCGGGAAGGCCCGCGGTATGCGATCGAGGAGATGACCGAACCGCGGCTGATGGTCCTGCACCGGCGCGGGTGA
- a CDS encoding flavodoxin family protein, whose product MRVVAFNGSPRKDGNTARLLREVLLELEKEGIETELVHIGGRPVHGCTACMKCFEKKDGRCVIETDVVNECIAKMTAADGIIIGSPTFFADVSTETKALIDRAGFVSIANGGLFARKAGAAVVAVRRAGGIHAYDTINHLFGISNMVTVGSSYWNLGLGLGPGEVEEDAEGLETMQILGQNMAWLLKKIHAGA is encoded by the coding sequence ATGAGAGTCGTCGCGTTCAACGGGAGCCCGCGTAAAGACGGGAACACCGCCCGCCTCCTCAGGGAGGTGCTGCTGGAACTGGAGAAGGAAGGCATCGAGACCGAACTCGTGCATATCGGCGGCAGGCCGGTCCACGGCTGCACCGCCTGCATGAAATGTTTCGAGAAGAAGGACGGACGGTGCGTCATCGAGACCGACGTCGTCAACGAGTGCATCGCGAAGATGACCGCGGCCGACGGGATCATCATCGGTTCGCCCACCTTCTTCGCCGACGTCTCCACCGAGACGAAGGCCCTCATCGACCGCGCCGGGTTCGTCTCGATCGCGAACGGCGGGCTCTTCGCCCGCAAGGCCGGGGCGGCCGTCGTCGCGGTCCGCCGCGCCGGAGGTATCCACGCCTACGACACCATCAACCACCTCTTCGGGATCAGCAACATGGTCACCGTCGGTTCCTCGTACTGGAACCTGGGGCTCGGCCTCGGGCCCGGCGAGGTGGAAGAGGACGCGGAGGGGCTGGAGACGATGCAGATCCTCGGGCAGAACATGGCCTGGCTCCTGAAGAAGATCCATGCCGGGGCATGA
- the nudC gene encoding NAD(+) diphosphatase, giving the protein MPGHEPVPRPHFAVEHLAFHPDHPAAGPSRWLLVRGGEVFCDGSGSPILPALPDGTDPSDAIPLGTLDGIPFYALGTDAVPPGLTPQGLRDLFCRVDEESLAIAGRAVQLVHFDETTRFCGRCGEPAVRKEGEVAKVCPRCGGVVYPALTPAVIVLVRRGREILFVRSPRFPPGRYSLVAGFVEPGETLEHAAAREVAEETGVSIKNLRYFGSQPWPFPHSLMAGFFAEYAGGEVRPDGAEVEEAGWFSPDDLPDLPGRMSVAWALIRRHLGDDDPPE; this is encoded by the coding sequence ATGCCGGGGCATGAGCCTGTGCCCCGCCCGCACTTCGCCGTCGAACATCTCGCCTTCCATCCCGACCACCCGGCCGCCGGGCCGTCCAGGTGGCTCCTCGTCCGCGGCGGCGAGGTCTTCTGCGATGGAAGCGGTTCGCCGATTCTTCCGGCCCTCCCCGACGGCACCGACCCCTCGGACGCCATCCCGCTCGGCACCCTCGACGGCATCCCCTTCTACGCCCTCGGCACAGACGCCGTCCCGCCAGGCCTCACCCCGCAAGGCCTGCGCGACCTCTTTTGCCGGGTGGACGAGGAGAGCCTCGCCATCGCGGGGCGGGCCGTGCAACTCGTCCACTTCGACGAAACGACGCGGTTTTGCGGACGGTGCGGCGAGCCTGCGGTCCGCAAAGAGGGCGAAGTGGCGAAGGTCTGCCCCAGGTGCGGCGGGGTCGTCTACCCCGCGCTCACCCCGGCGGTGATCGTCCTGGTCAGGCGGGGGCGTGAGATCCTCTTCGTGCGCTCGCCCAGGTTCCCGCCCGGCCGCTACTCCCTCGTCGCCGGGTTCGTCGAACCCGGCGAGACTCTCGAACACGCCGCCGCCCGCGAGGTCGCCGAAGAGACCGGGGTCTCGATCAAAAACCTCCGGTACTTCGGGAGCCAGCCCTGGCCCTTCCCCCACTCCCTGATGGCCGGGTTCTTCGCCGAGTACGCCGGCGGCGAGGTGCGGCCCGACGGCGCGGAGGTCGAGGAGGCCGGATGGTTCTCCCCCGACGACCTGCCCGACCTTCCCGGCCGCATGAGCGTCGCATGGGCCCTCATCCGGCGCCACCTCGGGGACGATGATCCTCCTGAATAA
- a CDS encoding PAS domain S-box protein — MISLLYISENTPTLDEACRCFEDEDDISVITSRSAPAALTMLHNRSFDAIVSACKMAEMDGITLLKILRDAGDLTPFICLTEDDDDETVIQALGNGADLCICRKSDPTTLSKKILALVAGRKKIHPCRDQICRFLPKNTAADTPSGDPKRAEPSLLTARQEGRERETGKVGKEQNGGVDPSRECSDILQIFRDISGPDDPDNPFRESERFYTSLIDSLLDGIVIIDLCGRIIYANQAAREIGGNTSFKGEEESVFAFISPGYIGTVKECLQRCRTEDHTFSFECPARTCRGEKKEIEVLGSTIAYQGNRGLTISFRDITERKKAEKALKEAEKNKQNLLQGFPEYIIVYSDTRGVIYANPAAEAALGKHPDKITGKPVLSLVMEDFREIFEGVVADSLSGNQSMPQEIMLKTPDNTPLPVTVRATSITYQDEDAVLLVLTDITERLVLEKEMEYYAAELKHFTESLARINDKLTIMGSITRHDILNQLTVLLAHLEMAEEEKAEDPAFLTHLRPIHKAATNIQEQIEFTRDYQDIGIRAPQWCIMERMVVRLKPRTITIQSEVRGVEVYADPLFERVLFNLLDNAERHGGEVSTIRISCREEEHGLVILWEDDGTGIKEQEKEKIFKRGYGKNTGFGLFLCREILSITGIEIRETGKYGKGARFEILVPEEGYQMERDPTGAPHHPTQA, encoded by the coding sequence ATGATATCCCTCCTCTATATCAGTGAAAATACCCCCACACTCGACGAGGCATGCCGGTGCTTTGAAGACGAGGATGACATTTCAGTCATCACCTCGCGCTCCGCACCCGCTGCCCTCACGATGCTGCACAATCGCTCCTTTGATGCGATCGTCTCAGCATGCAAGATGGCGGAGATGGACGGGATCACCCTTCTCAAGATACTCAGAGACGCGGGAGACCTGACTCCCTTCATATGTCTCACCGAAGATGACGATGATGAGACCGTCATCCAGGCCCTCGGCAATGGCGCCGACCTCTGCATCTGCAGAAAAAGCGATCCTACCACGCTCTCGAAGAAAATCCTGGCCCTGGTGGCCGGCCGAAAAAAGATACACCCATGCCGGGATCAGATCTGCCGGTTCCTCCCGAAAAATACCGCGGCCGACACACCATCCGGGGATCCGAAGAGAGCAGAACCTTCCCTCCTGACCGCAAGACAAGAGGGAAGAGAGAGAGAGACCGGCAAAGTCGGAAAAGAACAGAACGGGGGAGTGGACCCCAGCAGAGAATGTTCGGACATCTTACAGATCTTCAGGGACATATCAGGACCGGACGACCCGGATAATCCCTTCAGGGAGAGTGAGAGATTCTATACATCCCTTATAGATTCCTTGCTCGACGGGATCGTGATCATCGACCTCTGTGGCAGGATCATCTATGCAAACCAGGCCGCCAGGGAGATCGGAGGCAACACCTCGTTCAAAGGTGAGGAAGAGAGCGTATTCGCCTTTATCAGTCCGGGATACATCGGCACGGTGAAAGAATGTTTGCAGAGATGCCGGACAGAAGACCACACCTTCTCTTTTGAGTGCCCGGCCAGAACTTGCAGGGGAGAAAAAAAGGAGATCGAAGTTCTCGGGAGTACCATCGCCTATCAGGGAAATCGGGGGCTTACAATCTCATTCAGGGACATTACCGAACGAAAGAAGGCGGAAAAAGCTCTCAAGGAGGCAGAAAAAAATAAGCAGAACCTGCTCCAGGGGTTCCCGGAATACATCATTGTCTACTCAGACACCCGCGGGGTGATCTATGCCAACCCCGCCGCAGAGGCGGCACTCGGCAAGCATCCAGACAAAATTACCGGGAAACCGGTTCTCTCCCTTGTCATGGAAGATTTCAGGGAGATCTTCGAGGGAGTTGTTGCAGACAGTCTTTCCGGGAATCAATCCATGCCGCAGGAGATCATGCTGAAGACCCCGGACAATACGCCTCTCCCGGTCACCGTCAGAGCGACGTCGATCACCTATCAAGACGAAGATGCCGTGCTCCTGGTCCTGACCGACATCACCGAGCGGTTGGTCCTCGAGAAGGAGATGGAGTACTACGCCGCCGAACTCAAACATTTCACAGAGTCGCTCGCCAGGATCAACGATAAACTCACCATCATGGGGAGTATCACCCGCCACGATATCCTCAACCAGCTCACCGTCCTCCTCGCCCACCTCGAAATGGCGGAGGAGGAAAAGGCCGAAGACCCCGCATTCCTCACCCACCTCAGGCCGATCCACAAGGCTGCAACCAACATCCAGGAACAGATCGAGTTCACCCGCGACTACCAGGACATCGGGATCAGGGCACCGCAGTGGTGTATCATGGAAAGAATGGTCGTCAGGCTGAAACCCCGGACCATCACGATCCAATCAGAGGTCAGGGGGGTCGAGGTCTATGCCGACCCGCTCTTTGAACGGGTTCTCTTCAACCTCCTCGACAATGCCGAACGACATGGGGGGGAGGTCAGCACCATCCGGATCTCATGTCGGGAGGAAGAGCACGGGCTTGTGATCCTCTGGGAGGACGACGGCACCGGGATCAAAGAACAGGAGAAGGAGAAGATTTTCAAACGGGGGTATGGGAAAAATACCGGCTTCGGCCTTTTCCTCTGCAGGGAAATCCTCTCGATCACCGGGATCGAGATCAGGGAGACCGGGAAATACGGGAAAGGCGCACGCTTCGAGATCCTGGTTCCAGAAGAGGGGTATCAAATGGAGCGGGATCCGACGGGTGCCCCGCACCACCCGACGCAGGCCTGA
- a CDS encoding HIT family protein, protein MTCPFCNPAPGEIVLGNDLAYARADRYPVSPGHILVIPRRHVPTFFEATDAEKMAVLELVSRCRDQIEETYHPDGYNIGVNVGAAAGQTVMHLHVHLIPRYAGDDPDPRGGVRGVIPEKKGY, encoded by the coding sequence ATGACCTGTCCCTTCTGCAACCCTGCGCCCGGGGAGATCGTCCTCGGCAACGACCTGGCCTATGCGCGGGCCGATCGCTACCCGGTCAGTCCGGGCCACATCCTCGTCATCCCGCGCCGGCACGTCCCGACGTTTTTCGAGGCGACCGACGCGGAGAAGATGGCCGTCCTCGAACTCGTCTCCAGGTGCCGCGACCAGATCGAGGAGACATATCATCCTGACGGCTACAATATCGGTGTCAATGTCGGCGCCGCCGCGGGGCAGACGGTGATGCACCTCCACGTCCACCTCATCCCCCGGTATGCGGGCGACGACCCGGACCCGAGGGGCGGGGTACGAGGGGTGATCCCGGAAAAAAAGGGGTACTGA
- a CDS encoding aldo/keto reductase, translating to MLYRQMPSSGESLPVLGMGCMRLPETPEGRVDDAAAIALIRAAVDGGATYIDTARPYHNGESERIVGRALADGYRERAFLATKLPSWKVESREEMDRCLDEQLRRLGTDHLDAYLVHALTRRRWNKLWDLEVDTFLDEAKADGRIRYAGFSFHDDLPTFTRIVDEYAWDLCQVQYNYLDEHYQAGTEGVRYAAEKGLAVVVMEPLRGGLLAGKTPEDVEKIFAAAPVRRSPAEWGLGWVWDHPEVTTVLSGMGTPEALDENLAAAEAARPGALSPEEHKVIDAVREVYRARLAVPCTGCRYCMPCPCGVNIPECLAQVNNASLYDDPAYAAFFYRSLLGEGGSASWCTECGMCLSLCPQGIEIPEVLKEAVSLFEK from the coding sequence ATGCTCTATCGACAGATGCCATCATCAGGAGAATCTCTCCCCGTCCTCGGCATGGGGTGCATGCGCCTGCCAGAGACCCCCGAGGGCCGGGTCGACGACGCGGCGGCCATCGCCCTGATCCGGGCGGCGGTCGACGGCGGGGCCACCTACATCGACACCGCCCGGCCGTATCACAACGGCGAGAGCGAGAGGATCGTCGGCCGCGCCCTTGCCGACGGCTACCGGGAGCGGGCGTTCCTCGCGACCAAACTCCCTTCATGGAAGGTGGAGAGCCGCGAGGAGATGGACCGCTGCCTCGACGAACAACTCCGCCGCCTCGGCACCGACCACCTCGACGCCTACCTGGTCCACGCCCTCACCCGGCGGCGGTGGAACAAACTCTGGGACCTGGAGGTCGACACCTTCCTCGACGAGGCGAAGGCCGACGGGAGGATCCGGTACGCCGGGTTCTCGTTCCACGACGACCTCCCGACCTTCACGCGGATCGTCGACGAGTACGCCTGGGATCTCTGCCAGGTCCAGTACAACTATCTGGACGAACACTATCAGGCCGGGACCGAGGGGGTCAGGTACGCCGCGGAGAAAGGCCTCGCGGTCGTCGTGATGGAACCGCTGCGCGGCGGCCTCCTCGCCGGAAAAACTCCCGAAGACGTGGAGAAGATCTTTGCCGCGGCCCCGGTGCGCCGGAGCCCTGCGGAGTGGGGGCTCGGGTGGGTCTGGGATCACCCCGAGGTGACGACCGTCCTCTCCGGGATGGGGACGCCGGAAGCGCTCGACGAGAACCTCGCCGCCGCCGAAGCCGCCCGGCCCGGTGCGCTCTCGCCCGAAGAGCACAAAGTCATCGACGCGGTGCGTGAGGTCTACCGGGCGCGGCTCGCCGTCCCCTGCACCGGGTGTCGGTACTGCATGCCCTGCCCGTGCGGGGTGAACATCCCCGAGTGCCTGGCCCAGGTGAACAATGCCTCGCTCTACGACGACCCCGCGTATGCGGCGTTCTTCTACCGCTCCCTCCTCGGCGAAGGCGGGTCGGCCTCGTGGTGCACCGAATGCGGGATGTGCCTCTCCCTCTGCCCGCAGGGGATCGAGATCCCAGAAGTGTTGAAAGAGGCCGTCTCGCTCTTCGAGAAATAA
- a CDS encoding adenosylcobalamin-dependent ribonucleoside-diphosphate reductase produces MTDSVVDSILAARYLRKGEKTFEDICRRVSSALGKDDAEREEFFEAMRSLSFLPNSPTLMNAGTEIGQLSACFTLPVGDSIPEIFHALEWGALIHKSGGGTGYNFSRLRPDGAPVQSTDGVASGPISFMKVFNAATDVIKQGGRRRGANMGILNVWHPDILRFIHAKGVEGELSNFNISVMVNDRFMEFVESGQLNKVWITHPYTDEEITVGAIWNGIIDGIWKNGEPGVLFYDEINRTNPAPHLGPIETTNPCGEQPLLPFESCVLGSINLAKFVKDGAVDEAGLKKITRMAVRFLDAVIDENVFPIPQIGEATRKTRKIGLGLMGVHDALLMLGIPYDSDEGRAVCEEVMALVNETAIEESHALAGEKGTFPAFEGSVWGDSEMRNAALTTIAPTGTISLLAGCSSGIEPVFSYAYTRKNTVGKTFMILHPLFEAELRRVVGGMGFSAEEEEARVQEAIEHVHETGTIRDVAWLPASFRHLFRTALDIDWRDHVRMQAVFQKHVHASISKTINMPNAATREEIAEAVLMAWKSGIKGMTIYRTGSREDVVLALKETKPVEGEVKPVTPRPKELSGKTYLGQSGCCRLYITVNLLDGKPWEVFIRTVGSGGCEANSNALGRSISTGLQNGVPYQKFVRQFAKVNCIAALKNPEAEGLSCADVVGKCIDLAASRQTIATLDNWTITEVAGAGKKKKKNLCPECGAELDFGEGCNQGICKHCGWSGCS; encoded by the coding sequence ATGACCGATTCAGTAGTTGACAGTATCCTTGCGGCCCGTTACCTCCGCAAGGGTGAAAAAACCTTTGAAGATATATGCAGGAGAGTTTCCTCCGCGCTGGGCAAGGACGACGCCGAACGCGAGGAATTTTTTGAGGCGATGCGCTCGCTCTCCTTTCTCCCGAACTCTCCCACCCTGATGAACGCCGGCACCGAGATCGGCCAGCTCTCGGCCTGTTTCACCCTCCCGGTCGGCGACTCCATCCCCGAGATCTTCCACGCCCTCGAATGGGGTGCGCTCATCCACAAGAGCGGCGGGGGCACCGGCTACAACTTCTCCCGCCTCCGTCCCGACGGCGCTCCGGTCCAGTCCACCGACGGCGTGGCCTCCGGTCCGATCTCCTTCATGAAAGTCTTCAACGCCGCCACCGACGTCATCAAGCAGGGCGGGCGCCGGCGGGGTGCGAACATGGGCATCCTCAATGTCTGGCACCCCGACATCCTCAGGTTCATCCATGCCAAGGGCGTCGAAGGCGAACTCTCGAACTTCAACATCTCGGTGATGGTCAACGACCGGTTCATGGAGTTCGTGGAGTCCGGGCAGTTGAACAAAGTCTGGATCACCCACCCCTATACCGACGAAGAGATCACGGTCGGGGCGATCTGGAACGGGATCATCGACGGCATCTGGAAGAACGGCGAGCCCGGCGTGCTCTTCTACGACGAGATCAACCGGACGAACCCGGCCCCGCACCTCGGGCCCATCGAGACCACGAATCCATGTGGCGAACAGCCGCTCCTCCCCTTCGAGTCCTGCGTGCTCGGTTCGATCAACCTGGCGAAGTTCGTGAAGGACGGGGCGGTTGACGAGGCAGGCCTGAAAAAGATAACCCGGATGGCCGTCCGGTTCCTGGACGCCGTCATCGACGAGAACGTCTTCCCGATCCCGCAGATCGGCGAGGCGACCAGGAAGACGAGGAAGATCGGGCTCGGACTGATGGGCGTCCACGACGCCCTGCTGATGCTCGGGATACCGTACGACTCCGACGAGGGCCGGGCGGTCTGCGAAGAGGTGATGGCCCTGGTGAACGAGACGGCGATCGAGGAGTCACACGCGCTCGCCGGCGAAAAGGGCACCTTCCCGGCGTTCGAAGGGAGCGTCTGGGGCGACTCGGAGATGCGCAACGCCGCCCTCACCACCATCGCCCCGACCGGGACCATCTCACTCCTGGCCGGGTGTTCGAGCGGGATCGAACCGGTCTTCTCCTATGCCTATACCCGCAAGAACACCGTCGGCAAGACCTTCATGATCCTCCACCCCCTCTTCGAGGCCGAACTCCGCCGGGTCGTCGGCGGGATGGGCTTCTCGGCCGAGGAGGAGGAGGCGCGGGTGCAGGAGGCGATCGAGCACGTCCACGAGACCGGCACCATCCGCGACGTCGCCTGGCTCCCGGCCTCGTTCAGGCATCTTTTCAGGACGGCGCTCGACATCGACTGGCGCGACCATGTGCGGATGCAGGCGGTCTTCCAGAAGCATGTCCACGCCTCCATCTCCAAGACCATCAATATGCCCAACGCCGCCACCCGCGAGGAGATCGCCGAGGCGGTCCTGATGGCATGGAAGAGCGGCATCAAGGGAATGACCATCTACCGGACCGGGAGCCGCGAGGACGTGGTGCTCGCCCTCAAAGAGACGAAGCCTGTCGAAGGAGAGGTGAAGCCGGTGACCCCGCGCCCGAAAGAACTCTCTGGCAAGACCTATCTTGGTCAGTCAGGGTGCTGCCGGTTGTATATCACGGTCAACCTCTTGGACGGCAAGCCCTGGGAGGTTTTCATCAGGACGGTGGGAAGCGGCGGGTGCGAGGCCAACTCCAACGCTCTCGGCCGGTCCATCTCGACCGGGCTCCAGAACGGGGTGCCGTACCAGAAGTTTGTGCGGCAGTTTGCCAAGGTCAACTGCATCGCCGCGCTCAAGAACCCGGAGGCCGAGGGGCTCTCGTGTGCGGACGTCGTCGGCAAGTGCATCGACCTTGCCGCTTCCAGGCAGACGATCGCCACCCTCGACAACTGGACGATCACCGAGGTCGCCGGTGCCGGGAAGAAGAAGAAGAAGAACCTCTGTCCTGAGTGCGGGGCGGAACTCGACTTCGGCGAGGGGTGCAACCAGGGCATCTGCAAGCATTGCGGATGGAGCGGTTGCAGCTGA
- the larC gene encoding nickel pincer cofactor biosynthesis protein LarC has translation MKTLLIDPRVGGIAGDMLVAALVDLTGSTQPLFTLAEAIVTLRGCSTFDVGITETENGIRAKKLSIEIAEKRSGSDGNLATAMEEVIEMVGLSNGAAAKARAVLRDLIEAEKRLHPAGFSRHTVASADTIFDILGPLLIMEEAGLLGCPVYATPPALGGGTVPTGRGEVGGPAPAALEICARHRIPVSESSLAMELTTPTGAALLANLATVVDRFPAMVPTRIGYGAGTRENNGRPNLLRVVEGEIGDLVEERIVILETNLDDITGETVGYTFERLFAAGAVDVFVTPAIGKKHRPVQVLSVITDHARYLDLISIMMDETGTLGVRVREEPRLVADRSREAVEVAVAGQIFQVRVKTSHVGERVVAVKPEYEDMKEIALALGMPFRAVADEVHRQIPGICRD, from the coding sequence ATGAAGACGCTGCTCATCGACCCCAGAGTCGGGGGGATTGCAGGCGATATGCTCGTCGCCGCACTTGTCGACCTCACCGGTTCGACACAGCCCCTCTTCACTCTTGCCGAAGCGATCGTCACCTTGCGGGGGTGCTCGACCTTCGACGTCGGCATCACCGAGACCGAGAACGGGATCAGGGCGAAGAAACTCTCGATCGAGATCGCCGAGAAGAGGAGCGGGTCCGACGGCAACCTTGCGACGGCGATGGAGGAGGTGATCGAGATGGTCGGCCTCTCGAACGGTGCGGCGGCGAAGGCCAGGGCCGTGCTGAGAGATCTGATCGAGGCAGAGAAGCGACTGCACCCCGCGGGGTTTTCCCGTCATACCGTTGCCTCGGCCGACACGATCTTCGACATCCTCGGCCCGCTCCTCATCATGGAGGAGGCCGGGCTTTTGGGCTGTCCGGTGTATGCGACCCCGCCGGCCCTCGGCGGCGGGACAGTCCCGACCGGCAGGGGCGAGGTCGGCGGACCGGCGCCTGCCGCCCTTGAGATCTGTGCCAGGCACCGGATCCCCGTCTCGGAGAGTTCGCTTGCCATGGAACTCACCACCCCGACCGGCGCCGCCCTCCTCGCAAATCTGGCCACGGTGGTGGATCGTTTCCCGGCGATGGTCCCCACCCGCATCGGGTACGGTGCGGGCACCCGCGAGAACAACGGGCGGCCAAACCTCCTGCGGGTCGTCGAGGGGGAGATCGGCGATCTGGTCGAAGAGCGGATCGTGATCCTGGAGACCAACCTCGATGACATCACCGGGGAGACGGTCGGCTACACCTTCGAGCGTCTCTTCGCAGCCGGTGCGGTGGACGTCTTTGTCACCCCGGCGATCGGGAAGAAGCACCGTCCGGTGCAGGTGCTCTCGGTGATCACCGATCACGCCCGGTACCTGGACCTGATCAGCATCATGATGGACGAAACCGGCACCCTGGGGGTACGGGTGCGGGAAGAGCCGCGGCTCGTCGCCGACCGGAGCCGCGAGGCGGTGGAGGTCGCGGTGGCCGGGCAGATTTTTCAGGTGCGGGTGAAGACCTCTCACGTCGGGGAGCGGGTGGTGGCGGTCAAGCCCGAGTACGAGGACATGAAGGAGATCGCGCTCGCCCTCGGCATGCCCTTCAGGGCGGTGGCCGACGAGGTGCACCGGCAGATCCCGGGGATCTGCAGAGATTAG